A region from the Bos indicus x Bos taurus breed Angus x Brahman F1 hybrid chromosome 9, Bos_hybrid_MaternalHap_v2.0, whole genome shotgun sequence genome encodes:
- the GPR6 gene encoding G-protein coupled receptor 6 produces the protein MNASVSSLNGSQVVAVAAEGAAAAATAAGARDTGEWGHPAAAAAAALGGGGAANASLELSSQLPAGPPGLLLSAVNPWDVLLCMSGTVIAGENALVVALIASTPALRTPMFVLVGSLATADLLAGCGLILHFVFQYVVPSETVSLLTVGFLVTSFAASVSSLLAITVDRYLSLYNALTYYSRRTLMGVHLLLAATWTVSLGLGLLPVLGWNCLAERAACSVVRPLTRSHVALLSATFFAVFGIMLHLYVRICQVVWRHAHQIALQQHCLAPPHLAATKKGVGTLAVVLGTFGASWLPFAIYCVVGSHEDPDVYTYATLLPATYNSMINPIIYAFRNQEIQRALWLLFCGCFQSKVPFRSRSPSEV, from the coding sequence ATGAACGCGAGCGTATCTTCGCTCAACGGCTCCCAGGTGGTGGCAGTGGCGGCCGAGGGTGCGGCGGCAGCAGCCACCGCAGCAGGAGCGCGGGACACCGGTGAATGGGGGCACCCGGCAGCCGCAGCGGCGGCGGCGCTGGGGGGCGGCGGCGCAGCTAATGCGTCGCTGGAGTTGTCTTCGCAGCTGCCAGCGGGGCCGCCGGGGCTGCTGCTCTCGGCAGTGAATCCATGGGACGTACTGCTCTGCATGTCTGGGACGGTGATCGCAGGCGAAAATGCCCTGGTAGTGGCGCTCATCGCGTCTACCCCTGCTCTGCGCACGCCCATGTTCGTGCTGGTGGGCAGCCTGGCCACCGCCGACCTGCTGGCGGGCTGCGGTCTCATTCTGCACTTCGTATTCCAATACGTGGTGCCCTCAGAGACCGTGAGCCTGCTCACTGTGGGCTTCCTTGTGACCTCCTTCGCTGCCTCAGTCAGCAGCCTGCTGGCCATCACGGTGGACCGCTACCTGTCCCTCTATAACGCACTCACCTATTACTCGCGACGGACCCTGATGGGCGTGCACCTCCTTCTTGCTGCCACCTGGACCGTGTCCTTAGGCCTCGGGCTGCTGCCGGTGCTTGGCTGGAATTGCCTGGCGGAGCGCGCCGCCTGCAGCGTGGTGCGCCCGCTGACGCGCAGCCATGTGGCGCTGCTCTCTGCCACCTTTTTTGCGGTCTTCGGCATCATGCTGCACCTGTACGTGCGCATCTGCCAGGTGGTCTGGCGGCACGCACACCAGATCGCGCTGCAGCAGCACTGCCTGGCGCCACCCCACCTTGCTGCCACCAAAAAAGGTGTGGGAACGCTGGCAGTGGTGCTGGGCACTTTCGGTGCCAGCTGGCTGCCCTTTGCCATCTACTGCGTGGTAGGTAGCCACGAGGACCCAGATGTCTACACCTACGCCACCCTGCTGCCCGCAACCTACAACTCTATGATCAATCCTATCATCTATGCCTTCCGCAACCAGGAGATCCAACGGGCCCTGTGGCTCCTGTTTTGTGGCTGTTTCCAGTCCAAAGTGCCCTTCCGCTCCAGGTCCCCCAGTGAGGTCTGA